A stretch of Halostagnicola kamekurae DNA encodes these proteins:
- a CDS encoding thiol-disulfide oxidoreductase DCC family protein — MGEEIPDDGPIVLFDGVCTLCNGFVQFIIPRDTEERFYFASLQSDAGQRLLAEHDLPTDELESVVLIEGEDSYVKSGAIIRIATLLGGVYRLLWPLQYLPQRLRDFAYDFVADRRYRWFGKKDRCAIPETSGNVQARFLE; from the coding sequence ATGGGCGAGGAGATTCCGGACGACGGCCCGATCGTACTCTTCGACGGCGTCTGTACGCTCTGTAACGGCTTCGTGCAGTTCATCATCCCGCGAGATACCGAGGAGCGATTTTACTTCGCGTCGCTGCAATCCGACGCGGGCCAGCGCCTGCTCGCCGAGCACGACCTCCCGACGGACGAACTCGAGTCGGTCGTGTTGATCGAGGGCGAGGACTCCTACGTGAAGTCGGGAGCCATTATTCGAATCGCGACGTTGCTCGGCGGCGTCTACCGGCTCCTGTGGCCGCTCCAGTACCTGCCGCAACGGCTTCGCGATTTCGCGTACGATTTCGTCGCTGACCGGCGCTATCGCTGGTTCGGGAAGAAAGACCGGTGTGCGATACCCGAAACCAGCGGGAACGTGCAGGCGCGGTTTCTCGAGTGA
- a CDS encoding GNAT family N-acetyltransferase gives MAFSEELEFGHDDRKRIYEHVERKGAVDPEGVRRALGIDPGGFRHHVAILKRDGRLESEAGKLRVTIDGGAREEYTTEAFEFQIRPARQEDLSGIVGAIRRVAEEKTYIVAESVADEIDREDALLRYNELESRMFFVATVDGEVVGWVHLNAPELEKLSHTAELTVGVLEEYRGNGLGAHLLSRGLEWAGVNGYEKVYQSVPSVNQEAIDFLESQGWQTEAVRADHYKLDGEYADEVMMAIEL, from the coding sequence ATGGCCTTCAGCGAAGAACTCGAGTTCGGCCACGACGACCGAAAACGAATCTACGAACACGTCGAGCGAAAGGGGGCCGTCGATCCCGAGGGCGTCCGCCGAGCCCTCGGTATCGATCCGGGCGGCTTTCGCCATCACGTTGCCATCCTCAAACGTGACGGCCGCCTCGAGTCGGAGGCTGGCAAGCTCAGGGTGACGATCGACGGCGGCGCTCGAGAGGAGTACACCACCGAGGCGTTCGAGTTCCAGATACGACCGGCGAGACAGGAGGACCTGTCCGGCATCGTCGGCGCGATCCGGCGGGTCGCCGAGGAGAAGACCTACATCGTCGCCGAGAGCGTCGCGGACGAAATCGACCGCGAGGACGCGTTGCTCCGGTACAACGAACTCGAGTCGCGGATGTTCTTCGTCGCGACGGTCGACGGTGAAGTCGTCGGCTGGGTGCACCTCAACGCGCCCGAACTCGAGAAGTTGAGCCACACCGCAGAGCTCACCGTCGGCGTCCTCGAGGAGTACCGCGGCAACGGTCTGGGGGCGCATCTGCTCTCGCGAGGCCTCGAGTGGGCCGGGGTCAACGGCTACGAAAAAGTTTACCAGAGCGTTCCATCGGTGAACCAGGAGGCGATCGACTTCCTCGAGTCCCAGGGCTGGCAGACCGAAGCCGTCCGAGCGGACCACTACAAACTCGACGGCGAGTACGCCGACGAGGTGATGATGGCGATCGAGCTGTAG
- a CDS encoding DUF7344 domain-containing protein — protein sequence MGVGGENKFRRRSVESGSSTEPTDRPTAIAKDDAFHLLQTSRRRDVVRYMARADGRVELRDLAEQVAAWEEETTVESLSSSDRQRVYISLYQTHLPKLDEHGIVEYDKDRGIVERRRRARQLESYLAVDPVDATPDPWPRRYGVAVLLCVVFTGASIHEFGVGPSTGLALLVLATVGAVAVGHWWSKRDGSETVPSVS from the coding sequence ATGGGTGTTGGTGGCGAAAACAAATTTCGACGGCGGTCGGTCGAGTCCGGTTCGTCGACCGAGCCGACGGACCGACCGACGGCGATCGCGAAAGACGACGCGTTTCACCTCCTGCAGACGAGCCGCCGTCGCGACGTGGTTCGATACATGGCTCGAGCGGACGGGCGGGTCGAACTGCGCGATCTCGCCGAACAGGTCGCCGCCTGGGAGGAGGAAACGACGGTCGAGTCACTCTCCTCCTCGGATCGCCAGCGCGTCTACATTTCGCTGTACCAGACCCACCTCCCGAAACTCGACGAGCACGGCATCGTCGAGTACGACAAGGATCGCGGCATCGTCGAGCGGCGTCGCCGAGCGCGACAGCTCGAGTCTTACCTCGCGGTCGATCCGGTCGACGCCACGCCGGATCCGTGGCCCCGTCGATACGGGGTCGCGGTCCTCCTCTGCGTCGTATTTACGGGCGCGAGTATCCACGAGTTCGGCGTGGGGCCCTCGACTGGACTCGCCCTGCTCGTCTTAGCGACGGTCGGCGCCGTCGCCGTCGGCCACTGGTGGTCGAAACGGGACGGCTCCGAGACGGTTCCGTCAGTATCGTGA
- a CDS encoding DUF2267 domain-containing protein, protein MQYEEFTGEVQHRAQLDSREDALSISRATLTTLSERIQPGEASNLAAQLPDELGRFLEQVDDVERFDYDEFVDRVDERNELGEEDPSEAAFHAQVVMDVLAEGVEAGALEDVRMQLPLEEGYDVLFEIAESEGYPA, encoded by the coding sequence ATGCAGTACGAAGAATTCACCGGCGAGGTACAACACCGCGCTCAACTCGACTCTCGAGAGGACGCGCTGAGTATTTCGCGTGCGACGCTGACGACGCTGTCGGAGCGAATACAACCCGGCGAGGCGTCGAACCTCGCCGCTCAGTTACCCGACGAACTCGGCCGATTCCTCGAGCAGGTCGACGACGTAGAACGCTTCGACTACGACGAGTTCGTCGACCGCGTGGACGAACGCAACGAACTCGGCGAGGAGGATCCGTCGGAAGCGGCATTTCACGCGCAGGTCGTCATGGACGTTCTCGCAGAGGGGGTCGAAGCGGGTGCGCTCGAGGACGTTCGCATGCAACTCCCGCTCGAGGAGGGGTACGACGTGCTCTTCGAAATCGCCGAGAGCGAAGGATATCCCGCATAA